A region of the Perca flavescens isolate YP-PL-M2 chromosome 15, PFLA_1.0, whole genome shotgun sequence genome:
tcttaaatgaaaccattcaatgtgtcacttgtcatttgcaaaaacgaacacctgtacactttgcattaacagcgagtagtggaagttaatatgacttaggaaattaatattttagccaatgagagagagggaggaacagagtgaaagagatatttacgcttcatattctagcgttttagaaaatggatcttcatggtaaatttcctgagttatcttctgcttacttttaaggcaaagagtacaattgttaatttgtgcaaatgattagtagcctaatcattgaatggtaggattatgacggtttccattcagagcagtggtcagttaatgtatatatttaggctgcttatgcattcagtcggtccgtgatcgtctgctacactttctctcgctgtttcagtacagcggccgtgttattttctttttattcaaataatgtgtttcacgtcatcatacttccacaagaagctgctgctcactctgtataaagtatgaacaatgcgtattctccattttggcatcagtaaatctgtgatcgacctcgcggtcttttgaggaaatccgtggacgcgcatctatctgaattagttcaggctggctcgacctagtcgctcctcctcagcctggtttggcctttgtgaaacgcaccaagccaggatgcacagattagactaggtcaagcctcgctttatcaattatcctggatttatatattctgcttttgtgaaacaggcccccggTCTGCActtatacaacagacaataGTATATTGTATTGGTCATAGACtgtgttttggactgcagtttctcttgaagcctctctacatttttgtattgttgggtttagtaaatgcatgcatatttcttttactgtaaagatttttttggggcttttccacctttatttgacaggacagctagttgaggCGAGAGAGcaggggggggaagacatgcaggaaatcatcacaagtcggatttgaaccctggacctctgcgtcgaggcataaaccattaagtatatgtgcgcctgctctacccactgctCCAACCCCGccaccattttgtttcttttgctgcagagattcaatacaaaagatgattgacccatctcagagtagctttatagaatgacagagacagagacagaattgtcctggtactcctcttcctctccctcgtgaaggcatttttcttattttctgttcatctacagtatattgttcaaataggtcctcttttactgtactaccatatgatcatgtGATTggaagaacctcaacacctgagtatgtttcctagaagggaatcagctgtgatcgatctatttgcataacttcaatcagctgtttctcaataaatgcaagtataaaatgcaggggatatatttgtgtttcaatttacaatatgaacagctgttcaatttgactttagcctataagttaggtttagaacatgatgttatctgttctgacatataGTGTGAAAGtatttgtaaatttggcagtaaagatccattgttttggttttggtggagcttgtgtgtaaaagaagtttaagcattttaaatttgtgttaactgtatgcattttgtgtcaaaacaacaagaaatgtgttaattgtatagcctacacagactgatgttgtgctaactgtgttaagagtttaggaaagttgttaaaagtattgaaaaaagtgtcatagcgattgtgaaaaactgtaagtcTGGGCTTTGGTTGTGAATTGTGGTACCTACACACGTGGGTGCCTTTCTGAACTATGTCCAATCAATTCAGTTGGATAAATTAAACAGGATGCATCTGTCTGACCACAAATTGGAGTGCCATACTACATTTCAGTTTTTGatttttaatacatttgcaAAGATTtctgaaaaatatgttttcattgTCTTTATCGGTTATTAACTTCAGATTGATGGAGCAAAAGTggcaattttaacaatttaaaatgacattttcaaaacaataaAGTTTGCAAAAGTGAAGGGGTCTGAATATGTTTTGAAGCCACtgtaatataaatgtatataactGTAGGGATAACATGTACGGTTCTATAAAGCAATTTCAAAAAAACGGAACTCAAATTTAATATTGTTGATTTCCATGTTAGGTCTGGCAGACATGAGGCACAGGTGGGTTTTCAAAAGATAGGGTTTATTTAACCAAAAGTGAAACACAACTTACAGAATTAACAATTAAGTTCTGGGCCCATAAAACAGGTCAACTGAACAGAATTTAACTCAGACTATGCTAACTTAAACAGACAGAACAGGCTAAACTGacctaaaaaatacaaaatctgCCTGAACAAACTCAAGTCACAGGGGAACATTTAATGGGTGATCAGTCCACTTTTGAAATGAACGGGTAACAAAGACAACCACTATTGTAACTACACTACAACTACTAAACCTGCTTCAAATAAAGGCCTGCAATTGAAGTAAATAAAGGGCCCGGCTACTATTTGAGAATTTACGGTGAGCTCAGACATGGTCTGCCTGTTTAATATAACTGTTTTCAGTCAGAGGCTGCCTTTTCATGAGTTTGCAGGTGCAACTTTAAATCAACTGGAAATCTTTATCTTTAACACAAACATGGCAACATATGTCATTCTTCTGTATGTGAAGTCCTATGCTAGTCATCTTAGCCCATCTGCAAAACGTTTACTGCAAATATCACATGAGAATGTTTTTTCTCCTGGATGGTATCTCATTGAGGTTACCACTAGTAATAAAACTTTTGTCACAAAAGCCACATTAATACGGTTTCTGACATGCACAGCCAGACTGTCTTGATGGGAAAATGTCTTGCCACATACTTGACACACAAATTGAAGGCCTTTGTGCAATACTTCATGCAGCCGGACACAGCGCATACTGGCAAACATCTTGCCACAAACGTCACAAAAATGTGTTTCGTTGTGACAACTTTTTACACAAGTTATCAGCTTGTGTATGGACTTGCATGTCATCCCACAAGCAATGTTTCTCATGTGTTTTCACGCTGTTCATTAAAAAGTCGATGTACTGGAATCCCTTGCCCCAAAATGGCAAAAAATGCGTTCCTTTTCAATTTTAGCAGAACTTTTTTTAAGAGGCAATGCTGCTTGGTCCTTTTCATTAAGGTTCCCATGTTGTTCTTGTCCCTGCTGCTCTTCTTTTATCTCCAACATTTTGAAGTCTGTTTGAACCAAACAGTAGTTCCAGTTGCTATCGTCCAGATCGGCACTGGTTTGAGAGGTTCCCGGCACCTCATGACCCAAACTGAAGTTGGACTCTTCTGGTGAGGGACCAGTGTTCTCCTGCTGCAGTGGGGCATCACATTCATCTCCACGTCCCACTGGGCTGATGGTCAGTGAAGGCTCTGCAGCTGCCAAAGAGACAGGAGGAAAAATGTTACCAACAGCCTGTAATGTTGCCATTTCAAGATAGTAATTTTCTAATCAGTATGTACTGCATACGCGTACTAAATTACAGATTTTCAcactgaagtacagtacaggccaaaagtttggacacaccttctcattcaatgcgtttcctttttattttcatgactatttacattgtagattcttactgaaggcatcaaaactatgaattaacacatatggaattatgtacttaacaaaaaagtgggaaataactgaaaacatgtcttatattttagattcttcaaagtagccaccctttgcttttttattaataagggaacaaattccactaattaaccatgacaaagcacacctgtgaagtgaaaaccatttcaggtgactacctcatgaagctcactgAGAGAACACCAGGGGTTTGCAgcactatcaaaaaaagcaaagagtggctactttgaagactctaaaatataagacatgttttcagttatttcacacttttttgttaagtacataattccatatgtgttcattcatagttttgatgccttcagtgagaatctacaatgtaaatagtcatgaaaataaagaaacacattgaatgagaagatgtgtccaaacttttggcctgtactgtatacgtCTTCTCtgcatcacatacagtattgaTTAGGCCATTACCAGTCAAGCTACCGTTGCATACTCAGAAATGCTTGCTGGTCTAGTATACATCCGAGCATTTCTTGCGTACACAAAAAACTCCATTACGTACTCAATTTTACGGCATACTTAGTAGAAAtagtatgttagcatgttaggATGTGATTTAGAACAAAAAGGTGGGCACGTTGGCAGGTTAAGTAGATGGTTTACGGTTAGCTGGCACAAACCTTTTCGGAAAATTTGGTTTTACACCAAGATTTACCCAATGAAAAACTTTTCCACATATCATCTGacaactgttttgttttttttgcttaataTGGCATCTTAGTCACAAAAAAACCTGTTAAAGAAGCAAAGCATCTGTTGATGGCTAATCAAGCCTTCAACACCTAACAAAAATGAAATCTTGAAAAGAATTAAAAACAGGTGAGATGGAGTCGGACTAGATATGTAATGCCACCCTGCTGACTGCCATCCAGTCTTTGATTTATAGTTTTGATAAGACAAGACCAAAAACTTGAAGAACTAATGCTAAAGAAAACGGCGACAGCATGGCATTTAATATGGAGATCGGAGACGGAAAAAACTCAGTGGAGGAGATAACAAAAACTTGTTGACACACTTAGAGGgctttagagagagagagagaaagagagagagaaaaaaggactTTGCAAATCAATGGATTTAAAGAGAGTGCTGGCAGAAAATTCTGTGAGCAAGATGTCATCCATCCCCTTTTATTAAATTGACGCCCTAAAGGGAAGAAGTTGTACAGTTCACAGACTTGCCTTTGTGTTTCATTCTTCTTTGATGCACCCGGAGAAAACCAATTTTGGAAAAATGCTTGCAACAAACATCGCAAACCCATTTTTTATTGTGACAACTTTTCAAATGGGCTATCAGCGGCTCTGTTGACTGGCATGTCATCCCACAAACCGTGCAATCAAAATTGTTCTCATGCGTTTTTATGTGCTTCATCAAAGAGCCGATGTACTGAAATCCCTTGCcacaaaaatggcaaaaactGTGTTCCTTTTCACTTTTAGCAGAACTTTTGTCATGAGGCAATGCTGCCTTCTCATTCATGTTGCCACTTCGCTTTTGCAAcatctttcctttcctttttacTCTTTTCTTCTGTTCTCCTTTGCTGTTAACCAACTCctcatcactgtcactgttCTCACTCTGAGCTGCAGAGCAGTTTGAAGAAACTGGCTGCAATTCATACGATAGTTGTGTCTCTGGCTGATCTTGATTGCTTTTCACAATTTCCGAAGAAGGAAAAACCATCTCTTGTGTTTGACTGTCATCCCCAAGTTcctcctgttcttcttttatcTCTAACATCTTGAAGTCGGTCTGAACCAAGCAGTAGTTCCAGTTTTTATTGTCCAGCTCTGCACTGATTTGAGAGGGTCCCGGCACCTCAGCACCAAGACTGAAGTTGTTCTCTTCTGGTGTTGAGGGACCAGTGTTCTCCTGCAGCAGTGGGGCATCACATTCATCTCCACGTCCCACTGGGCTGATGGTCAGTGAAGGCGCAGCAGCTGCAGAGAGAACATGCCAGaaataataagctgttttagtTTGCTCCAAAGTTGTTGACTCTAAATCTCTGTTATTAAGTCAGACTGGCTAGGTTGGCTAGACTAACAAAAGCCATCTCGGCTAAGAGTAGCTATACTAAAAGaaaattctttttatttctgttattgATTTGTCAGACTGGCTACCACTAACAGCAATGTTTGCTAAAGCTAACTCTAATATTAACGTTGGGTAAATCCAATAGCGCTACTAACAGCCatgtatacagtctatgctaaCAACACATTCAACCGGAGTCCCAAACCTGATTGTTTTCGCAGgaggtctaacgttagctgatgTCGCAGACTTCTGAGCCCTTCAGATTGACTGACTTCGGCTTCGTGCAAAGCTAACGTTATAGTTTTCTCCACCTCTCCGAGGATCTCTTCTGCCGCTGTATACAGCCGCTGATGGACAAACAACCTGAGCTGAATCATTGTGGTGTCCATGTCTCCGGAGAGATGGACACACCAACGTCAACGACGGTAGCTAGCTGGATAACAAGACACAACTAACGGTTGCTCAAAAATGGCTCAATCGTATCCTCTAGCTGCCACAACATGACTTATGCTATGGTTTGACGCGTTTGGAATAATTACATTAATCTAGATTGTTGATTTTGACTAATCGagattgataaatagcactacaggtaCCGTACGATGAAAAATATGCTTTTCAATTAGGGGCTGAACTGTCCTTTTAAAGTTatctggttttattttgaaggccgGACTCTCGTTGCCAGCGGAACGTTTTTCTTCCGGTCCAGATAACTTTTATCTGTAGCAGAGAAGCCGCTGTTACATAACTGCTACCCCGAGAGCAGAAGGATGTCGTTTTGTAGCTTCTTTGGTGGCGAGGTCTATAAAGACCATTTTCAACCAGGTATCTTCATTAACATTACTTTAACTTATtgccatttatttaaaatgtatggtTAACTTGTACTGATTAGCAAAAGTAGAGTCCACgataactagctagctaacgttaacagtaACGCTAACGTTAAATAACTTTAAGCCGTGTGGATTGGACTAAATTAGTTCACTTCATATATATGTGTAACGTTAGGCTGTAGCTACGAATAATATATTTCAGAAGGGGTAGCCTACACAAAAAACCTTGATAGCTTAACTTTATAACACATGTAAAACGTTAACGTTTAGCAACAGTTAAGTAACCTGAATTCAGGTTACTTAACTGTTGCTAAACTGGTTTTTGTTTACAACAAGAAGTCCGACTTCCTCTTAAAAAATACGTCCTCAAAAAAATCCAAACGCAACATATTCTATAAAAATCATATCcaacaaaagcataaaaaaagttgaatgtgaatattgtaAACCTAAAGAAAGGATTACCAACACATTACCAGTAGGTTGTACTAACACAACGCTGAAGGCTGGTACAGACTTGATCCTGAATCAAATTTGTATTAAAATAGTTCTCTTCTCATATTGCACACTAACCATCATCTCATCCTTCACTCCTCAGGGGTTTACGTATGCTCCAAGTGTGATCACCAGCTGTTCAACAGCCGCTCCAAGTACGAACACTCCTCTCCCTGGCCAGCCTTCACACAGACAATCCATGAGGACAGTGTGTCTAAACATGAGGAGAGACCTGGGGCATATAAGGTACAATCAGTAGAAAAGAGATTTACTTTGTATAATGAACCTGTCAGAGGATGCTCCGTAAGTGTACTATATTCATTTTCACACTTGTTCCCTCAGTATAAGCAACTACTGTAAGTTACTAGCTGTAGGTAAACATGAAGATTAGTGATTGTCTAATGCGTCAACTGCTGAGCCTATTTAAATGCACACTATCCTCATTCAGATGTCTGATGTGTTGTTCCAGGTGCGGTGTGGGAAATGTGGAAATGGACTAGGCCATGAGTTTGTGAATGATGGGCCAGCCAAAGGGGTTTCTCGCTTCTGAATATTCAGCAGCTCACTGAAGTTTGTTCCTAAAGGTACGATTGTCAGATTATATTACAACACCAGGTTTGCAGCAAGTGTTTCAGCCCTGTTACATTGGCTTTGTTATGTTGGCACTAGGAATGCATATAGATCATTTTTAGAGCAGATACCATGTAGAGCTAGACTGATAAATCAGCTGGGCAAATATATCAGCCGATATTAGCTTATTGCAGATATACGTAGCAGTATTGGCATATTGGTTGGATGATGAAATTGTAGTAtagaaatgacaacaacaaaaaatgtccCCATTACATTTTAACAGTAAAATGTCAAGCTCCGTACATACCTTGGTcacaattctttaaaaaaaattaaatgagtcttattaaaaatgttaatattaTGTGTTTATCTAAAAAGCCACTATTGGCCCACATAgtggtaattttttttttaaactttcaaatGTTGgtatttgcttaaaaaaaatccttaaacCTTGAACTATGAATATTCCCTTAATACTACTCACATTCACAtttttgaattccccttcagaacacaagacaaaataagattttacttgcaaaatgtaatgtgcaaaataatttttgtgatcgttaggaaaatttgattaattgcacagccctacaggATATCATTTACTTCCATTAAGCGTACAGATTTTTAGTGTACTAATTGTGTAACAAATTGTTGATTTATTAAAACCTAACAATACGCAAGTGTCCCCCACAGTCCTGATAGACAGAACAGTTACAAATCAGCTTTTTATCATTGCaaaatcattggcttttaaatCATTCCTTCTAACTTCACCAGTGTAGGGTACATGTGATAATTGCTGAAAACTCTCTTCGTATGTAATTATTTAGCAGTTAAGTGTATGTCCAAAAGACAAAGTTGAGCTAAGATGCATTGGCTGTGATGTACAACCTGTGAAATGGTTCTTTTCTCTTCCCCTCTCCACAGATAAGGTTGATGGACAGTAAGGTGAGCTGTTAGAGGGACGTTTTGGTGGACTTGTAGACATTTCTCTGTGCTGCTGAATGTGTGGACAGTGGATGAAGTGTTCTGGGATAAAGCCCAATCTGGGAGCACCAGAGCTCTGATGAAAGATGGCCACACTGGACAGCAAGAACAAAGGACTGGTCtcaactcctttttttttattatacaatCATCACCGTCTCAGGATAGCCTCACTGATTACACAATCACCGTCTCatcagttttacatttatatacagGGTTCaacgttaaagcgtaactctcgccaaaatgcaacctagggtttctttgtgaatgtaccccAGTCAGactttttgtttaaaagcataattaggacggaaacgccactttCAAGATCGACactttttgactggcaagatggcgGCGAGTGGAAAAACcaactgctaaagtgagttgatcaaaacctttctttttagtaaactctgtgtacacaaacaatgatctcaatgctggagttcatgtgtagagcccctggtgatacttcgagcaaagtttcatgttgtgtcgagccttcttagtgttttaaaaatggcactctcattcaaaaggccatttgaccaaaaacaaaaatatggtcaatcttaaaagtggcgtttccgtcctaattatgcttttaaatgaaagtttgactcgggtacattcacaaaacgACCATACATTGCATTTTTTTgcaagagttacgctttaaggttttttttcacttgtccGGTCgggaaagttgaaaaaaaaaaaaaagaagaaattctACTTGCCCAAAGTTAATTTTAACTGGCCCTTCAAAAACGTTGAATAAAACCCagcatttaaatgaaatgattgTAATATGATGCGGCCCGAACGGGCAAGTGGGTTGATATATTTACTTGCCCCGGGCCATCGGGCAGCCCTTCTTGTTGAACCCTGATATATTGAGATTGGGGAGAATAGACTTTCCATGATTCTATAAAGCTGCCTACACATTGTGGGCAATTAAAAAACCGCAAACTGCTTTGTGCCGGCTGTTCCATTGATCTCCCATGGGGAGGGCGGATTTGCCTCTTTGCGCTGCGCtcaaaagttcaaattatttcaagtttgacctagttgccgctgacctttcgAAAGTGCAACCAGTAAGATAACAGCATGTCGTTACCTAGCAACGGGTAATAGCTTCCTTGCCACCTTGACGACAAATTTTTGTGCTGCGCTTTGCTCTCTGTGCTTTGCTCTGCTCCCTACATAGCGGTGTGCCGAGAGCAAATCGcgtatcatgtgtaggcggctttaaGCTACTTCTTACCAAGAGACGAAACACGTTTATTTACCTTCACAGTTTTGCCTGTAGTTCTTCTGCCTGCTGCAAACTGTCAAAGTAAACAAACAAGTGTACCAAATAGGTAACACAGTTGTTAATTTAAGACTAGATGAAGATTCCTCATTAGATTGTTTTAATGTATTCATCCATAACCGCCTCTACCTGCTGCGTTTAGTGTGCTAGATGCAGAAAATGAGTAATAATACATAACCTTTTTCACTTTTGATAAGATTTATGTAAATGTATTACACAAGACTAATGTACAAACTAAAAtctattttaattaaaatgacaCAATGCTGTGTGATGTCTGTATTCTTGTttcgtgtgtgcgtgtgactgCGTGTTACTGCCATCAAGTGGAAGTAACGTGAATATTACAATCAGACATTACACGACAGAGCTGCTGCCACTTGATCTGGACATGCAGGTTTGTTGCAGCTAAAGCAGGGTCACTGTGTGAACAAACGTTTCAAACTGCAGAGAAATCACAGTTGGTTATAGGACACAGACATTTGAAATGGATGAAATGTCATATTGCTCTTTCTCTGGAGGAGAAGAATATAAGAATCACTTCAAACCCGGTGAGTACATGTTGTgagttgtatgtttttgttttatgagtaaaaataaaaatgttaatcatAAAAATAAGAAAGCAAAGAAGCATGAAGTTGCAGCTGTTTTCCACTGTATTGGAAACAAGAAGTCCATTCATtgatacattttttctttttctttctcaggtATAGATGTGTGTTCTGAATGTGGGCATGAGTTATTTTCCAACATGTCAAAGTTTGAGCATTCTTCTCCTTGGCCAGCTTTCTCAGAGACAATCCATGAGGACAGTGTCTCCAAACACCCTGAAGCATGGGGACCCCTAAAGGTACATTACCTCTGCTAAAGTAGCATAAGTGGATGTTTGTTATAATAAACTCGGACATATCAAGCTGGACTAAATGGCCTTCACTTCAACACTGTACCTGTTATTAATCATGCGATCTatgtattgattgattgattgattgattgagctAGGTATTGAGTTTGGATTTGAACCTTTTGGGTTTAAATATTCCAGGTTTGTTGTGGGAAGTGTGGCAATGGATTGGGGGAACATGAGTTCTTGTATGACGTACCAAGAGAAGGGCTATCCCGCTTCTGAATATTCAGCAGCTCACTGACGTTCATCCCTAAAAGGTGAGTCTTTCACACATGACAGTTCATTGCATCAGTGCACGTATCATGCACCTTTAgcctcctttttgtttttggccTCTTCTCGCCACAGAAAAGGTTGATGGACAGAGGTGATCTGTGACAGAGAAGCCCATGTCCTGCTGCTAAAGGTGGAGGACAGTGGATGAAGTGCTCCGGGACAAAGCCTAATGGAGCTCCGGGGCTCTGATGGACGTTGGCCTCACTAGGCAGCGAGAACAGGCCGGTCTCAACCATCTTTTTAAACCAGGAGCATAGAGAACACACTCAAAAACAACTCGTGTCCAAATTCAACCCCATGAAGTCGTGCTGTGCAACCTTACATAAATACTATAATATTTAATGTACCTCCCTGGCAGAGAGTTTAAGTGCACCAGTGTCTCTGTGCACCACTCTTGATCTATGAACTTCATATCCTTCTTCAAAAGTGTAATTGCATGCTCCCATCAGTTGATGGTGCTATGTGCCGTTAAATGAACTGCATTTATAACTGGCGTCAAGTGTTACTGTGGACATAGTTTGTTCTCTCTAGAAATATTAGAGAAGAGTATCCCACTATGAGACCTCGTCCTGTATTCAGAGCAAAGAAGTGCTAATTCTTTATGGCAGCAACAAAGCAATAACTACAGTACTTCTTAGTTCCTTTTTACTGACACTAAAGGATTCCGAAATGGTGCCTGCAAAAAATGATTTTACTGTATCACAGCTGGTCCATAGACCATTAATGGGACACTGATTTTGTGGACCCAcagaatgtttgtttgtttgtttgtttgttttttgttttcttctatacTCAAATAAGATTTATTCTATTatagtgttctcagttctgaaACCGAAAATGTACCCATACATTCAGAACATTTCTCTGGGTGCTCTCAGTGTCATATAACATCTTTCCCAGTTCATTGTCAATGGAGCAGTTCCACAAATAATATGTGATGGCATCCAAAATTGGAATTTTAGCAGTCTAGGTTTTGGAGAGCGTTGTTCATGTTTACTTATATGTTTGGACAGTTTCAGACCATAGGAATaacatgtatacatttttaaaaaatgggTGCAGTTCCcctttaatacagtaaatatctgAACAGCATTTCTCCACTGTGCTGTTGTGCCGACTTGCCATCTTCCCCGTCACAGCAGGGGCCTTTTTAGTAAGTCGATCCTGAAGTTATCTGGTAAAATTCAGACCTCAGCCCGTGTTCCAGACCTGAGagtgttctgtgtttttctaCTCCGCAAAGTTTTCCGGCTAACTCAGTAAACCTGCTTCTTGGCTCGTGGAGTGGTGGAATTTTAAACAAAGTGAGGCTGTGGGGGTGCGTTCAACAGCTCTTGTGCTGTTTAAATGTCTGGGACAGAGCAGGTGTGGAGCTGCTCATTTCAAAGGCTGGAAGATCAGAGGGGGAGATGAAAGCTGCAGTGTCAGTCAGAGGATTAAGAAAGGAAGTGCAAACATTCATAGATTGTAATGATGTGAAGTAGTACTATAAGTATTTAAAGCAAAGACTGTTTTGTgcatttgatgatgatgattttgtCTGTATGATCAAAACTCTTGAATTCACTTCAGAGGGAGCAGCTGTTGCAAGAGTATTGTTTTAAATGTCAGTATTTTGCTTAAAGTGATGATGAAGACCTTCCTTGTGACTGTGTCTTCGTCGTGGATTCCTCTGTTGTATCACCACACACAGCTGgcacactgactgac
Encoded here:
- the msrb1a gene encoding methionine-R-sulfoxide reductase B1-A, encoding MSFCSFFGGEVYKDHFQPGVYVCSKCDHQLFNSRSKYEHSSPWPAFTQTIHEDSVSKHEERPGAYKVRCGKCGNGLGHEFVNDGPAKGVSRFUIFSSSLKFVPKDKVDGQ
- the LOC114569532 gene encoding zinc finger protein 239, which translates into the protein MDTTMIQLRLFVHQRLYTAAEEILGEVEKTITLALHEAEVSQSEGLRSLRHQLTLDLLRKQSAAAPSLTISPVGRGDECDAPLLQENTGPSTPEENNFSLGAEVPGPSQISAELDNKNWNYCLVQTDFKMLEIKEEQEELGDDSQTQEMVFPSSEIVKSNQDQPETQLSYELQPVSSNCSAAQSENSDSDEELVNSKGEQKKRVKRKGKMLQKRSGNMNEKAALPHDKSSAKSEKEHSFCHFCGKGFQYIGSLMKHIKTHENNFDCTVCGMTCQSTEPLIAHLKSCHNKKWVCDVCCKHFSKIGFLRVHQRRMKHKAAEPSLTISPVGRGDECDAPLQQENTGPSPEESNFSLGHEVPGTSQTSADLDDSNWNYCLVQTDFKMLEIKEEQQGQEQHGNLNEKDQAALPLKKSSAKIEKERIFCHFGARDSSTSTF